The sequence below is a genomic window from Sulfurihydrogenibium subterraneum DSM 15120.
ATTAACTGTCTATGCAAAAGACTTGTTAGATGAAGGAAATTATGCAAGACACAGCCCAGAAAAACTGAACAACGTAATTTTAGAAATAATTCAAAACTTAAAAGTAAAAAATGCACATTGACAGATATTTAACTTGTTTTGACACAAAAAATATACCTAACGAAGTTGTTGATACTATAATAGTTGGAAGTGGACTTGCTGGAATATCTTCCGCTTACTACCTTTTAAAGTTAGGTATAAAACCCCTAATTATAACAAAGAAAAAACCTGGTATATCTAACTCTTTCTTAGCTCAAGGAGGAATAGCAGCTGCTATAGGATGTTTAGACTCTGTAGATTTACACTTTCAAGATACTATCAATGCAGGAAAGGGACTCTGTATAGAAAAAAATGTCAGAATACTGGTAGAAGAAGGTTTAGAGAGAGTAATAGACCTGATAGTAGCTGGTGTTGAGTTTGACAGAGACGAAAACGGTTTTTTTAAACTTACAAGAGAAGGAGCTCATAGTATAAACAGAGTGCTACACTCTAAAGATAAAACAGGCTACGAGATAGGTAAAAAACTTTTAGAGCATGTAAAAGATAACGTATTTTTAGCAGAAGGTTTTTATTTAGAGGAAATACTTACAGACGAAGATAAATATGTAGGAATCCTTTTATCAGACGGAAAGAATCAAAAAGTTGTAAGGTCTAAATCTCTCGTTTTAGCAACGGGAGGTTATAGTGGAGTTTTCTTGAGAAACACTTCTGCATACAATGTATCGGGAGATAGTATAGCAGCTGCATACAGGTCAGGTTGTGAACTAATGGATTTAGAGTTTATCCAATTCCATCCTACCGCTATTTACTTAGAAGGAAAACCCGGTTGGCTGATATCAGAAGCCGTTAGGGGAGAAGGTGCTATACTTGTAGATGAAAACGGAGAAAGATTTATAGATGAGCTAAGACCAAGAGATGAAGTTGCCAGAGCTATATTAAAAAAATATCAAGAAGGACACAAAGTATTTTTAGACATAAAACCTCTTATTGATAAAGGCATAGATTTTAAAGAAAGATTTCCAAATATTTTTAATATGTTAAAAGAGTTTGGTTTAGAAAACTCTACAAAAATACCTGTTAGTCCATCTGCCCACTACACTATCGGTGGAATAAAAGCCCAGTTAGATGGAAGAACTAACATAAAAGGTATTTTTGCAGTTGGAGAGACTGCTTGTAGTGGTGTTCATGGATCAAATAGGCTTGCAAGCAACTCATTACTTGAATGTATTGTATCTGGATACAAAACGGCATATAATGTTTACATAAATAATATGTGTAGTAGAATAGATTATACTAACATAGATAACGATAATGACGCAAAAAAACAGATGGATAAACCAGAAAGAGAAAATATTTTAAAAAGAATTAAAACTATAATGTGGGAGAACGTAGGCTTAATAAGGTCCCAAAAAAGTTTAGAAACAGCCATAAGAGAAATAGAATCTGTATATGATGCTCTATCACCATACTGTAATGTTAGATACCTAAAAGATTTAACTATTTTATGTAAGGGCATAATTTTGTCTGCAATGGCAAGAAAAGAAAGCAGAGGAGTCCATTTTAGAGAAGATTATCCAACTCAATCAGACGAATTTTTAAGACACACTATTTTAGAAAAAAACTTTGAAATAAATTTTAGGAGGTTTTAGCCATTCAGGAACTAAGAATAAACAACCAAATAAGAGTAAGGGAAGTAAGACTTATTGATGAAGAAGGTAAAAACGTAGGAATAGTTCCTATTGAAGAAGCTCTAAGACGTGCCAGAGAGAAAAATCTAGACCTGGTAGAAGTATCTCCAAACGCAAATCCACCTGTATGTAAAATAATGGACTATGGCAAATATAAGTTTGAGCAGAAGAAAAAAGAGAAAGAAGCAAAGAAAAAGCAACACGTTCAAGAAGTTAAAGAGATGAAGTTTAAACTCAATATAGAAAAACACGACTATGAAACGAAGATTAAACACATAAGAGAGTTTATACAAGACGGAGATAAAGTAAGAGTCTGGATTTGGTTTAGAGGAAGAGAAAACGTCCATCCAGAACTTGGAGACAAACTAGCTCAAAAAATCATAGAAGATGTTACAGATATAGCAGTTGTAGAAAAAGCACCTGTTAAAGAAGGTAGAAATATGATGTTTACACTCATTCCTAAAAAATAGTATAATAGATATAAAGCCGAAGTGGCGGAATTGGCAGACGCAGGGGACTCAAAATCCCCCGCCCGCAAGGGCGTGCGGGTTCGACTCCCGCCTTCGGCATATCAACATGTTTAAATTAAAACCTATCTATTCTAAATCTCAAAAAAATCCTTGAAAAAATCTGTATAATGGAAATTATGTTTTTAAATATTTTTTGGGGTTTTTAAATATGAGTGAATTTAGAGTTTTAAGTAAGATTAAAAATTATAAAGATTTGAAAAATTTAACAAAAGAAGAGATTACAACTCTATGTCAAGAGATAAGAGATTACATTATAGAAGTAACATCTATAAATGGAGGTCATATAGGACCATCATTAGGAACTGTTGAATTAACAATCGCACTCCTTATTGCTTTTGACCCTGAAAAAGACAAGATAGTGTGGGATGTAGGACA
It includes:
- the nadB gene encoding L-aspartate oxidase, encoding MHIDRYLTCFDTKNIPNEVVDTIIVGSGLAGISSAYYLLKLGIKPLIITKKKPGISNSFLAQGGIAAAIGCLDSVDLHFQDTINAGKGLCIEKNVRILVEEGLERVIDLIVAGVEFDRDENGFFKLTREGAHSINRVLHSKDKTGYEIGKKLLEHVKDNVFLAEGFYLEEILTDEDKYVGILLSDGKNQKVVRSKSLVLATGGYSGVFLRNTSAYNVSGDSIAAAYRSGCELMDLEFIQFHPTAIYLEGKPGWLISEAVRGEGAILVDENGERFIDELRPRDEVARAILKKYQEGHKVFLDIKPLIDKGIDFKERFPNIFNMLKEFGLENSTKIPVSPSAHYTIGGIKAQLDGRTNIKGIFAVGETACSGVHGSNRLASNSLLECIVSGYKTAYNVYINNMCSRIDYTNIDNDNDAKKQMDKPERENILKRIKTIMWENVGLIRSQKSLETAIREIESVYDALSPYCNVRYLKDLTILCKGIILSAMARKESRGVHFREDYPTQSDEFLRHTILEKNFEINFRRF
- the infC gene encoding translation initiation factor IF-3; translated protein: MQELRINNQIRVREVRLIDEEGKNVGIVPIEEALRRAREKNLDLVEVSPNANPPVCKIMDYGKYKFEQKKKEKEAKKKQHVQEVKEMKFKLNIEKHDYETKIKHIREFIQDGDKVRVWIWFRGRENVHPELGDKLAQKIIEDVTDIAVVEKAPVKEGRNMMFTLIPKK